From the Vanessa cardui chromosome 18, ilVanCard2.1, whole genome shotgun sequence genome, one window contains:
- the LOC124537262 gene encoding centromere protein X-like yields MARYNNENDSDKIDPTTVASELKSNIKQDIIKELLHGSFQDNKTKLGNEALTLVVEIAKCLVTETCLRASSEALRDGSDKVDFEHVEKCLPQLMLDFP; encoded by the exons atgGCCAGATACAATAATGAAAACGATAGTGACAAAATAGATCCTACAACTGTAGCATCTGAgctaaaatcaaatattaaacaa GACATTATCAAAGAACTGTTACATGGCTCATTTCAAGACAATAAAACTAAACTGGGAAACGAAGCTCTGACCCTGGTAGTGGAAATAGCCAAGTGTCTTGTTACTGAGACTTGCCTGAGAGCTTCAAGTGAAGCTCTGCGTGATGGGAGTGACAAAGTTGATTTTGAACATGTTGAAAAGTGTCTACCACAACTG ATGTTGGATTTCCCATAG
- the LOC124537528 gene encoding NADH dehydrogenase [ubiquinone] iron-sulfur protein 5-like gives MSISPYFRSPFTDITGGMVSHQMLGNCQKQEMRYMDCLEAYGLDRGRVKCGELFDDFHECQTKTKQFKRFVAIRKERERQIAEGKLKGDEKFLSPRVDSF, from the exons ATGTCGATCTCACCATACTTTCGTTCACCGTTTACGGATATCACTGGTGGCATGGTATCGCATCAGATGTTAGGGAATTGTCAGAAACAGGAGATGCGCTACATGGACTGCCTTGAAGCTTATGGCCTTGACCGTGGACGGGTCAAATGTGGGGAGCTATTTGATGACTTTCATGAGTGCCAGACAAAAACTAAACAATTTAAGAGATTTGTG gCTATAagaaaagaaagagaaagacaAATTGCTGAAGGAAAACTTAAAGGAGATGAAAAATTCTTAAGCCCAAGGGTTGACAGTTTCTAA
- the LOC124537527 gene encoding NADH dehydrogenase [ubiquinone] iron-sulfur protein 5-like has translation MADQVSPFLRTIFTDITGGMLSHQLLGKCATQEMDMMDCIEAYGFDRGPRKCYSYIEDFKECQGKTKQFMRFVALRKERDRQIACGLLDGDKKYKSPKIDSF, from the exons ATGGCTGATCAAGTGTCACCATTTTTACGAACGATTTTTACAGACATAACCGGTGGGATGTTGTCTCATCAGTTGCTAGGTAAATGTGCTACTCAAGAGATGGACATGATGGACTGCATCGAAGCTTACGGCTTTGACCGTGGGCCCAGGAAATGTTACTCATATATTGAGGATTTCAAAGAGTGTCAAGGCAAAACGAAACAGTTTATGCGCTTCGTG gcTCTACGCAAAGAACGCGATCGGCAGATAGCTTGCGGGCTGCTCGACGGTGATAAGAAGTATAAATCGCCAAAAATTGATAGCTTCTGA
- the LOC124537406 gene encoding tyrosine-protein kinase receptor torso-like encodes MKNGFILLLMLCKNVWSTIGEELLIKDLPASFVQIKDLAEAVCSDLFFDSTHIKRNACYTNFMKGQVRNSNETQAINIKCQSEIKIDIAVKPSKFMQLIILINDKKNTEIINYILIEPNERYGSIFTPSGNSTFWMTTLNEVGVPSLWKRGPEVKSWDIIKRNIQNKTYDIEIHFSEFISKIGKNEYFMKANFSWNTTDTSDSCFDVLNSCNKKTQGNLFQKKIKPYQERNISIDHLPLDDSCTIRVTGKYGTTIKTYRTPACDKFPQCAPPPDIPKNVTLHPFKYENDDLWTVRVRWARPRRPPMLYHITLRTNDSVRNFSVSGNATEVQFQRVRGAGLYNVSVAALSASGAAARTSRHDFFPLLEETSSSVTLLVGAAWSSSLLVMAALLFVVVYWRRRLLAIQSRIYDRDAFEKIAQEGDIDIANSEPGAEDQWEVRPERLLLHEVIGEGAFGVVRRGTFAPCNKDVAVKMLKGFPSVDEIRSFRAEMELMKSVGAHPHVVSLIGCCSGRRPLIVAEYCSRGDLLSYLRCSWEMMISRRNLKYYNNSKEGINDRNYFLKNKTTDTKFVSNRLYDLEGACDTELTYRDLLSFNRQIAMGMEFLASNRVVHRDLAARNVLVTADRTLKIADFGLSRDVYQENQYKQEGNGKMPVKWMALESLTHRIYTTQSDVWSFGVVLWEVVTVGGAPYAGVGAARLPRLLAAGYRMPRPPHCAPDLYHLMLSCWKERPRSRPTFTELHEKLDEMLYACADHYLSLVLPVDLPETHMRPHRYIRMLIRGKRKRAKSYERPLAASTNHYTDQPAAAAKAGLVLCS; translated from the exons atgaaGAAcggatttattttacttttaatgttgTGTAAGAACGTTTGGTCGACTATTGGCGAAGAATTGCTAATCAAGGATCTTCCAGCTTCATTTGTCCAGATAAAAGATCTCGCGGAAGCTGTGTGCAGTGATTTATTTTTCGACTCG ACACACATAAAACGTAACGCGTGTTATACTAATTTTATGA AAGGTCAGGTGAGAAATTCAAACGAAACCCAagcgataaatataaaatgtcaatCAGAAATTAAAATAGACATCGCAGTGAAGCCCTCAAAGTTCATGCAATTGATAATATTGATCAacgacaaaaaaaatacagaaatc attaattatatactaatagAACCGAACGAAAGGTATGGTAGCATTTTTACACCATCTGGCAATAGTACTTTTTGGATGACTACCTTAAACGAAGTCGGAGTGCCGTCTCTATGGAAAAGAGGTCCAGAGGTTAAGTCCTGGGACATTATCAAGaggaatatacaaaataaaacgtatGACATTGAAATACATTTCTCTGAATTTATATCGAAAATCGGGAAGAATGAATATTTCATGAAAGCAAATTTTTCTTGGAACACGACAGACA CTTCCGATTCATGTTTTGATGTTTTGAATTCATGCAACAAGAAAACACAAGGAAATCtctttcagaaaaaaataaaa cCGTACCAAGAACGTAACATTTCGATAGACCATTTGCCTCTCGACGATAGTTGTACAATCCGAGTGACCGGGAAATACGGAACCACGATAAAAACTTACCGAACACCAGCGTGCGATAAGTTTCCTCAATGTGCTCCTC CGCCTGATATACCCAAAAATGTCACATTACATCCTTTCAAGTATGAGAATGATGACTTATGGACGGTACGCGTGCGCTGGGCTCGACCGCGAAGACCGCCGATGCTCTACCATATCACGCTGCGGACGAACGACTCTGTGCGAAATTTTTCAGTTTCTGGG AACGCGACGGAGGTGCAGTTCCAGCGCGTGCGCGGCGCGGGGCTGTACAACGTGTCCGTGGCCGCGCTCTCCGCcagcggcgcggcggcgcggacTAGTCGACACGATTTTTTTCCTT TATTGGAGGAGACATCGAGTTCAGTGACTTTGCTGGTCGGAGCAGCCTGGTCGTCCTCACTGCTGGTGATGGCTGCGCTGTTGTTCGTTGTGGTCTATTGGCGCCGTCGCCTGCTAGCTATCCAATCCCGAATTTACGATAGG GATGCTTTCGAAAAAATAGCACAAGAAGGAGACATAGATATCGCGAACTCGGAGCCGGGGGCGGAGGACCAGTGGGAAGTGCGCCCCGAGCGCCTGCTGCTGCACGAGGTTATAGGAGAGGGCGCCTTCGGGGTCGTACGGAGAGGCACGTTTGCACCTTGTAACAAAGATGTTGCTGTTAAAATGCTTAAAG GCTTTCCATCTGTGGATGAAATTCGCTCGTTCCGTGCGGAGATGGAGCTCATGAAGAGCGTGGGTGCGCACCCGCATGTAGTGAGTCTAATCGGATGCTGCAGCGGACGCCGGCCGCTCATTGTAGCTGAATACTGTAGTCGAGGAGACCTTCTCTCATACCTCAG ATGTTCGTGGGAGATGATGATATCTCGacggaatttaaaatattataacaatagcaAAGAAGGAATAAACGATCGCAATTATTTCCTGAAAAACAAAACCACGGATACGAAATTCGTATCAAATCGTCTGTATGACCTTGAAGGAGCTTGTGACACCGAACTGACTTATCGAGACCTCCTTTCCTTTAATAGACAAATTGCGATGGGAATGGAGTTTCTAGCTTCGAATCGTGTGGTCCATAGAGACTTAGCGGCTAGGAACGTGTTAGTGACCGCAGACAGGACGTTGAAAATTGCGGATTTCGGTCTTTCACGGGATGTGTATCAAGAAAACCAATACAAGCAAGAAGGCAATGGAAAGATGCCCGTCAAGTGGATGGCTCTGGAGTCTTTGACTCATCGGATATATACCACACAAAGTGATGT GTGGTCTTTCGGCGTGGTGCTGTGGGAGGTGGTGACGGTGGGCGGCGCGCCGTACGCGGGCGTGGGCGCCGCGCGCCTGCCGCGCCTGCTCGCGGCCGGCTACCGCATGCCGCGCCCGCCGCACTGCGCGCCCGATCT GTACCACTTGATGCTTTCCTGTTGGAAAGAACGACCCCGGTCTCGGCCTACTTTTACAGAGTTACATGAGAAGCTGGACGAGATGTTGTACGCATGCGCCGACCACTACCTGTCGCTGGTACTGCCCGTCGACCTTCCCGAGACGCACATGAGGCCTCACCGATACATACGCATGCTTATTAG AGGTAAGAGAAAACGAGCTAAGAGCTACGAGCGACCACTCGCTGCCTCCACCAACCACTACACCGACCAGCCCGCCGCCGCCGCTAAGGCTGGACTTGTTCTCTGCTCTTGA